In Lolium perenne isolate Kyuss_39 chromosome 5, Kyuss_2.0, whole genome shotgun sequence, the sequence ctacgataagattagatctaccgtagcaatgcttatagtctatgtggattattctactaatcgctacatatttcttttatgagatatgctagtaggatggcaaaatacattacttaacagaagtgtgtattaaaggtgtatacaagttgcaaccaagagttttgctagtccgtggaatactagataggtatacaaacttcaattggatgaagtgagtatcacggagttggaatcttcaccggatgaaatagtcaaagagtttttgatttcatcagaaacgatgaagatgcttgcatttgcaagaaattaagtgggagcgttgagacatatttataatactttatgtagatgacatatagttgattataaatagtgtaaattatatacttgattaaaaggtttcattgagaattaacttcaatgaaaggatatggactaaaacatatttagtgtcaagatctatgaagatagattgaaacacataataagtttaagtcaaagtacatagaatggatattgaagtagttcaatatagaaatattaagaaggtgtttttTTCAtacgaaggtttaacaagacttgagtgtatttgacactcgatgagtaaaaacacatgagtgattttagatcacgaataatatgtacaaaatcagatgtcctgtgctctaaaaggttaggagcatataccagaatgattcatgtgatgatcattggacaaacagtaagaatatccatgtgtgctttagaagaaccaaggatatatatatatatatagttttatatggggtaatgacaaacaaatcgctgtaaggtgttgcaccgatatttgtttggtcacatataagaattaatttcaaatctcaattaggctaagtgttattaAAAAGGTAGCATAAtgatagatttagaagagttctaaatattgtgacggattctacaatagaaggcatagtatgtcattgttttgacaatgattgaggatgtttaggttgaggagttctttgagaacttggtgtagttccgatagtgtcagaactttgaagctatattgtgtgtgacaatattagtgacatatttcagaccgcggaattaaggttccaccagaagaccaaacatatttaatgccgactcatttggaaaatgagtgatgtgttgagacgcaaaagaattgcaaaatacatacgtttctgagcatgtcagaaccgtagactaaaacctctcccgtaagcaaaacatgataaagcaccggaacgccaaggtgttatatctttacaaatgtaaactagattattgactctagtgcaagtgggagactgttggagatatgcccaagaggcaataataaaatggttattataatatatctttgtgtttatgataatgtttgcataccatgctataattgtattaaccgaaacattgatacatgtgtgttatgtaaacaacaaggagtccctagtaagcctcttgtataactagcttgttgattaatagatgatcatagtttcatgatcatgaacattggatgttattaataacaaggttatgtcattgtgtgaatgatgtaatggacacacccaattaagcgtagcataagatcacgtcattaagttcatttgctataagctttcgatacatagttacctagtcattcgaccatgagatcatataaatcacttatgccggaagggtactttgattacatcaaacgccactacgtaaatgggtggttataaaggtgggattaggtattcggaaagtatgagttgaggcatatggatcaacagtgggatttgtccatcccgatgacggatagatatactctgggccctctcggtggaatgtcgtctaattagcttgcaagcatatgaatggttcataagagatgacatatcacggtacgagtaaagagtacttgtcaggagacgaggttgaacgaggtatagagataccgatgatcaaacctcggacaagtaaaatatcgcgtgacaaagggaatcggtatcgtatgtaaatggttcaatcgatcactaagtcatcgttgaatatgtgggagctattatggatctccaggtcccgctattagttattgatcggagaggagtctcgatcatgtccgcatagttctcgaaccgtagggtgacacacttaaggtttgatgtcgttttaagtagatatggaatatggaatggagctcgaatgttgttcggagtcacatcacgaggaggttcggaatggtccggagaataagattcatatatgggaagtcattttccggggttcggaaaaagtccggtgttttgaccggagcttctagaaggttctggaaggaccggaatagtccggaatattatggaaggttccggaagtgtccgggacgacccgggatgtctaaggaagtccggagggttccataataggtgcaaccacgttgccttaagggaaaaggagtctttccttaatgcaatttcggaattggcaaaagagtccgagtaggactaggttttcggaaccggaaacctatcggaactcagtcaaacttgggggcaggtttttggacgacccaaggggcttggccacctatttaaagaggccaaggggcaccccaagggcaccacaagtcgcagccctagctccccaagtcgcagcaccaccctgcgcccaaaccctagctactccctcctctaaCTTCTTCTCCCGCGGCGCttgcggcgaagccctgccggagatctccaccaccaccgtcaccacgccgtcgtgatggcgggattccgaggaggatctactacatccgctgcccgctggaacggggaggaggacgtcgtcttcatcaacaccgtacgtgtgaccgagtatggaggtgctgcccgattgtggcaccgtcaagttcttctacgcgcttttgcaagcggtcaagatcttctacgcgcttttgcaagcggcaagtgatcgactacatccaccacgagatctaatctcgttaggctttggaaatcttcgagggttagtctcatgatcttctcgttgctaccgtctactagattagatcttggcttgtgttttcgttcttgcggtaggaaatttttttgttttctatgctacgaatcccttcacaTTTTCCATATATTAATACTGAGAGATACCAATTATACGCGGTCTCTAGAAGAATACAATAACCGAATAGcaatacggatgcacacaacaaaaaatagaacaaaaagagaaaaaaaaagaccGTAGCGGGAAACAGTGCACAATTGTTGTCACTGCCTGATCAAAGATCTTATGTTTTCACCATaaagatagtctccgctctcaaaacaatttctTCAACACCCAAAACACAAAGAAAGTCTCTCAACAACGCAGCCAGGGACGACGAGCTGCAGAACCATCCCCCCGAGGCCGCTGCCCCGAATCCcactctgaatcccccgagaccgCTGTAATTCTTTTTCTTGAAGGCAGCCAACCGGCCGAAGATTGCCGCCGCCGATCCGGTGCCTCCTCCACGCGCGCAGCACGAGAGGAGAGCCTGCCACCGCACACAGCTTCACCGGCTATGTCCGCACACACGCGCCAGCGGCGGCAGGGAGGAGGGAGGATGGGGGAAGGGGAGGTCGGGAGGCGGCAGCTAGGTTTGCTGCCCAAGTTGCCCGACCTCCAACATGTAATTCTAAAGTTAATGGGTAAAATTTACAGAGTTCAAGGCTAAATAATAAACTTGAGCAATACTTTTGACCGTTAAGGAATGGACTTGTTTCCTGATAAAACGAATATTTTTAAGGTGCCATGTGAATCATAAGAAAATTTGGCCATGTGCATAGACAATCACAAATAGTGGCCTGACCGTTCTTTAAACTGCCATAGAACCTCATTGCTTCAATAACAAATAAATATACTGCCTAACCTCACGTAATTGAGTATATGATCATAATAAATTAATTATTACACACATATGCACACTTTACACACACAACTCTATCTAGGATCCGCAGaaatacatacagatgtatgccTAGAATACAGAGTTCTGTCTTCTGTGTGTGTATGATCAGGTCAAAACATGCATTCCACAACAATTAGCCAAGTCTAAATGACTGAAATTTATTTAAACCTGTGATCTAAAAACAAATGACCAGAAAGCAGAACTTCCAAATATATATACACACTACACCAGGAGACGCAGTACGTAAGCAGCTAGCGGTGGCGTCTTCAGTCTTCACTTCTTCAGCTCATCCCCCGATCTCCGACGCATACTCTAGAGCGAATGGAGATGCCTGACTTTCTCAATCGCCTCCTTGATCCTCCGCGTTGGCTCCTCATACAGTACTGCTGGGTCATCGAACTGTGCCGCCAGGCTGGGCTCATCGAGAAACGCTCGGAAGGTGTCGGCGACAGAGCTCGAGAGAGACTGCAGGTTGTACCCGCCTTCCAGGAAGAAGACACAACGGCCACCACAGAGCTCCCTGGCTAGCTCCTTGATGCTCGACGCCAGCATGTAGAAAGTGCCCGTCGTGAATTGCAGCCCAGCTAGAGGGTCCAGCACGTGTGCGTCGTAGCTGAAAAAGGGATGGACGAACTTTGTGTATTTGTTGAACTTCAATGTAGATAATAATACTATGAAGCATATTCAGATTGATAAGCTACCAGTTATTTGCAGAACTCTGAAGAATTTTAACTTTTCCTTTTCAGCATGTTTCAGTTCTATGAGTAATGAGGTTTGTGAACTCACCCAGCTGAAACGAGGATGATATCGGGCTTGAACCGCTGCGCTGATGGAGCAATGACCTCATCAAACGCACACCTCATCGAATAATCACCTGAACCACCGGGCAGTGGCAGGTTCAGTGTTGTCCCTTCACCACTGCCCTGACCAATTAGGTTCATCTTGCCAGTACCGGGATAGCTTCCTAGCTGCACACACCAAATTTAGATGATTATATGGTAGGATAAATTTAGCAACAAGTACGTAAGATGATAGTATTATAGACCTGATGTGTTGAGAGGAAGAAAATGTCTGGATCGTCATAAAAGGCATCACACGTACCATTGCCATGGTGAACGTCAAAATCTATAATCATTACTCGCTTTAATCCATGTTGATGCTGAGCATACCTTGCAGCAACCGCAATGTTCCCAAAGACACAAAAGCCCATGGGACCTTCAGGAACAGCATGATGTCCTGGTGGCCTTACTAGTGCAAATCCAAGGGGTGGACTTGGACCCAGCTTTGATGCTGCAACCTAGGAAAACATACAACATTCTCGGGAAACGAGCACTGCAAAGGAAAATTTACTAAATCGTGAAATAACAAACATGCCAAAACCACCAAGGAAATCAATTGGAAGAAAATTAGTTACCACTGAATCAACCAATGTAATTCCAGCACCAGCTGAAAGAAGTGATTCTTGGAAAGTCTACATAAATAGAACAAAATTATTTTGAGAAAGAACAGGGAGTATCTAAATTTTGATGATTATAATTGTACACAACAACAGTTAAAGTAAAGTACGAACCATCCTCCGGGTCAAAGAAAAGTATGAACTACGCCCCAGTCAAATAAAAGTATGAACTAACCTTGAGTAGTAGTTCAAACAATCCTATCACAAGAAGTCATTCTCTTATTAAGATTGCACTCAACAATATCTTTTTTTTTTCcgagaaaacgcaaaggacctttgcgtttcatttcattgaaaagataggAAATCGTTTACATCCTCCTAGGAGGCAGTTTACAGGTTGGGAAACCAGAAAATCAGTGCACATCCCAACTGGGAGGGAGGACAACACGTAAACCCTGGGCACCTGCCCTAGCCCAGATGCATAGCTCCTCCTTGATGTTCTGCAGCAGTAGCGGCATGGAGGGCTGGGCTCCTTCGAAGACGCTGGCGTTTCTGTGCTTCCAAACCATCCACGGGATGAGCAGGGCCGTCGATGCCAGGCCTTTGCGAAGTGGCATTGGCGTTTCCTGACGAGCCCGGCGCCACCAATCCATCAGGGTGGGTTCATGTTCTGGAGCCCTGGTGGTCATCCTGACCCAAGCAAGCACCTTGTGCCAAAACCTGCCGGGCGAAGGGGCAGTGGAGCATGAGGTGTTGCATGGATTCGGGTGCCTGGTCGCAGAGGAGGCATCGGGGGTGATGGGGCAGACCGTGTCGTGCCAGGCGCTCCCCAGTCCAACATCTGTCGAGGTTTGCAAGCCAGTGGAAGAACTTAACCTTCGGCGGCGCCCATGTCTTCCAAACTAACTTCCAGGAGCAACAAGATGTGGATCCGTGGAAGGTTGCGAGGTAGCATGAGCTGGCTGTGTAGGTGCCAGAGGCGTTCCACTTCCAAAGGAGCTGGTCTGGCATGGCGCTGAGTGTGGTGCCTTGGATCGCTTGCCAAATTAGCAGGTACTGCCCGATCTCATGGATGCCGAGCAGCCCTTGAATGTCCCTGGCCCAGCAGTTCTCGAGCAGGCCGTCGGCCACTGTCCTGGTTTTGCGACGTCGCTTGGGGACGCAAGCATAGAGGTGCGGCGCAAGCTCTTTGACAGCCTTGCCAGATATCCATCGGTCCTCCCAGAATAAAGCGCGCTGCCCGTCCCCAATGCACATGGTGGTGGAGGCGAAGAACAGCGCGTGCACTCAACAATATCACCAATCATAACTTTATTATCTGATCCATTTTGTTTACAAAACAGGGGGCAGAAACCAGGCTCCATTGCATAAACTCAACTCCGTTCATTGTAATACATAATATGGCAATATATGTTATAGCGGTTGAACTTTGTTCATCCTAAATCCTACAGTTTGTTTCAAAAGGCAACGAAAGGTGTCTGAGCTGCTAGGCATCACTCTTAGGGTCAGCATGCAAATTTAGCTTTTTCTTACATCATAAGCACGAATTCCTCAAGACTTCAACTAATCACCAGGTCACCAaataaatactccctccgatccaaattaattgactcaactttgtctagatataaatGTACCTAGACATGTTTGTTGTCTAGATGCATCTATATcaagacaaacttgagtcaattaatatgaactagAGGCAATACCAAACTTTCCTTAATTTAATAAGAAATGAATCACGCATCAATTAGCCAAACCATTGTTATAAGAGAACTGGAAATAGAAGGTTTATAATGCAATTCGTAAGTAAATCGTTCTGCAGTGCATTCATGAAACAGTGAAGTGCACAAAAGACTGACTCTGAAGGTATTAGGAAAAAGAGTACAGAGGCACAGAGCATTACAGTGTGCGTAGCATATGTTGGTCCAGTTCCTTCGATGAATATCAAACCTTCATCCGAAGCCCTACTCATAGCCTGCAATAATGACCCTTTACTGATGTACTTTTAAAAGCTGATTTGGTACATCCATTTAAAAGACTTTCAATCTTTTAGTTGGAAGAAGGTAATGCAGATCAGAAGATGTGTTCTTCATCCCTTCAAAGTATGACCacaaaaaaagagcttgatgaaaACTACCTTTTCTAGTCCAGTAATGTATGTTCTTGAATGAACTCTCGCAACATCATCAAGTGAAGCAGGGTAGAAATTTTGAATTTCAAGAACCTGCGAACCGCGATGCTGGATAGAAAACAAATAAGATGTCATATACTCCTAGTTATGAAATACTGTTAGAACATTGATCTTTTCAGTGAGATGTGATACAGATGAGACTATTAGCAAGAGATATCCAAAGTGTATTCAGATTTTATCGAAAAAACTTAAATTACACGTTGTTATTTTCGTTTATCTATCTATTAATTCCAGTTTTGAAATGCAAGAACATGCCATTACATGTTCCAGAAAAAGAACATGCCACTTTTAACTGAAGTGTACTCAGAGAAGTTAGAAGTTAAGGGCAAAAAATAAACTAGTTAAAACCTTAAATACAATAATATAAAAAAGTATAAGAGGGGTTGTTTGAGGAAAAAAAAATTAAGAGGGCAAAAGTGTTCCTGCAATTCTCCTTACTTACCTTGGGCGTAAGCTCCAATTTTTCAAGAGCATCAACTATTGCCGGCACTCTTTTGTTTGATTCTGGATGTGATTCCTAAATATCATTTTACATGATGTATTAGAATATAAATCCGAAAATACAACTATCATGGCTTTGCTATGCTACATCCTTTCATTTACAGGACTTACACTTTGCACACAGAACTAATACAGTAAGACTAGATAGCATGATATCTGTATAATATAGTTCAACAGTAACTCATTTCTGTAATAGAGTGAAGTTGCAAGTAAATACTTGGATCAGGATCTACAAACAAAAGATAAATATCTATTCTATTTGAAGTCTATAATCATTATTCTCCCTCAATTTGATCAAAATTTACTATTTTCTATTACCATGCATTTATATATTCGATGGCTTGATCACATAAAGGCATAGTAGAACTAATTTAATAACTGAGTGTTTTTCAGCAATTTGTAATCAAGTTTTTGTGCCCTGAAATCCTGATCCACCTCTCAAAAAAAATCCTGATCCACAGGCGGTAGACCACATGAAGATGACAAAGGATAAAACATGTTGCTTTACCTACATATTATTCACACTTATTTCTCTGAACAAAGTAAAACATACTCTTAAATGTCATTAGGATACATGCAAAAAAGATTCAAGTGAACTGTATGTTGTTTTTTCGATCAGTAGTAAGCTTTTAGTTACAAACATGTATGCTAAATTTCACTATTTGATTGCTGAATACATGAGAAGATCATCATACTTGTGAACTGTTTAGACAGAAGGCACAACGTGcccggctttaaattaataaagcccacgGCAAGACGGTAACAAGGCTATGATGCTAAACTAGGCTTACAACAACAAAACACAGGCAAACGCTGCTCTAGAGAAGTAACAAGGTCATACTTGTGAACTGGATGCAAAAGCTGCTCTAGAGAAGATACAGAGGATTGGAAGTAGCATACCTTGTTATGACCCATTGCAGGAGATGCACAGTAGAGAACACGGGCATCGCGAAGCAAACTATCCGGCAAAGCAAAATCCTTCCGAGCACCAACTCCATCAGAGACGGAGG encodes:
- the LOC127299635 gene encoding histone deacetylase 10, chloroplastic, whose product is MVPFLRHYRVFGTHRPLMQTAGRNQNLNGGCSAQCAANGSGTSVSDGVGARKDFALPDSLLRDARVLYCASPAMGHNKESHPESNKRVPAIVDALEKLELTPKHRGSQVLEIQNFYPASLDDVARVHSRTYITGLEKAMSRASDEGLIFIEGTGPTYATHTTFQESLLSAGAGITLVDSVVAASKLGPSPPLGFALVRPPGHHAVPEGPMGFCVFGNIAVAARYAQHQHGLKRVMIIDFDVHHGNGTCDAFYDDPDIFFLSTHQLGSYPGTGKMNLIGQGSGEGTTLNLPLPGGSGDYSMRCAFDEVIAPSAQRFKPDIILVSAGYDAHVLDPLAGLQFTTGTFYMLASSIKELARELCGGRCVFFLEGGYNLQSLSSSVADTFRAFLDEPSLAAQFDDPAVLYEEPTRRIKEAIEKVRHLHSL